In bacterium, the sequence GTATCTGGACTTGGACCTGTTGGACTTCTTGCTTTACTTTCTGCAAAAATATATGGTGGGATTGTTTATGGAATTGAAAAGAGTGAAAAAAGGATTGAATTTGCAAAAAATTTCGGTGCTGAATATGTATTTGATACAAAAAAGACAGAAATAAAAGAAATTAAAAATCTTTTACCTGAAAAAGTAGATGTTGTTTTTGAATGTTCCGGATATTCAGGTTTAATGGAAGAGACAATTAACTGGGTGAAAAGAGGTGGAAGGATTGTCTTTATTGGCTTGGGAACAGATTTTGTCAACCTTAATATTTCCAGAGTAACAAACGAAGAAATAAAAATTTCAGGTATTTTCAGATATGTAAACACATATAAAAGAGCAATTGAAATGATAAGTAAAAATAAAATCAATCTTAAGGAGTTAATAAGTAAAAATTTCCCTCTTGACAGAGTGAAAGATGCGCTTGAATATCCCGGTAAAAATCCTGACAGTATTAAAGTTATTGTTAATCCCTAATTTAGATAAAAAAATCTTTTTCTGTAAGGGAATATCCTCTTATATGTCCATTAGGTGCATCATCAACAATATAATTAACTATATAAATTTCACCATCTTCAAACTGAACCCATCCCGAATATCCTGTGTCAGAAAATTTGCTTCTGTCATAATCAATCGGTTTTATTCTTGTATGTGCCTGATTTCTTTCTTTTGAAAGTGCAGATTCAATATCTGTTAATGTTGCAAAAAAATTCTGTGTCCACCATCCAAGCCATCCTTTTCCTCCCTGACAGAATCTATGAGTAATAAGAATATAACCGCTTTTCAACAATCCACTTACAGGTCTGTGGCATCCTGGAATTGGGAAGGGATAAGGACCCTCCCATGTTTCACCGTTATCATATGA encodes:
- a CDS encoding NAD(P)-dependent alcohol dehydrogenase produces the protein MKGAFLTKPYSIEIREIEKPEIKNSDDVLIRIKSVGVCGSDVHYYKEGRIGDFVVKEPLILGHESSGIIEKVGKNVKNLKEGDRVAIEPGIPCRKCDYCKEGRYNLCPDVVFFATPPVNGTFCEYIVHPSDFVYKIPENLSLDEATLIEPFSVGIHACNLINLKPGEKVIVSGLGPVGLLALLSAKIYGGIVYGIEKSEKRIEFAKNFGAEYVFDTKKTEIKEIKNLLPEKVDVVFECSGYSGLMEETINWVKRGGRIVFIGLGTDFVNLNISRVTNEEIKISGIFRYVNTYKRAIEMISKNKINLKELISKNFPLDRVKDALEYPGKNPDSIKVIVNP